The following coding sequences lie in one Zingiber officinale cultivar Zhangliang chromosome 2B, Zo_v1.1, whole genome shotgun sequence genomic window:
- the LOC122049705 gene encoding dirigent protein 22-like, giving the protein MAYYCSFKPLLLFLFFLIATTQGRDFITSHLHFFLHENYNSPNATSITVINSTNSNPGDFGSIGIFDDELREGSTVDSKLIGRAQGIAPGVSLRQTTWLVLLNFVFTEGEYNGSSLTVVGRATLEGTTERSIIGGTGKFRMARGYTINTFLISGGPAIHLIAEYDAYIVH; this is encoded by the coding sequence ATGGCTTATTATTGTTCATTCAAGCCTTTGCTCCTCTTTCTCTTTTTCCTTATCGCAACAACTCAGGGGAGAGACTTTATAACCAGTCACCTCCATTTCTTCCTCCACGAGAACTATAACAGCCCCAACGCCACCTCTATAACCGTCATCAACTCCACCAACAGCAACCCCGGAGACTTCGGCAGCATAGGGATCTTCGACGACGAACTACGAGAAGGCTCGACCGTGGACTCGAAGCTCATTGGGAGGGCCCAAGGCATAGCTCCCGGGGTATCGCTTAGACAGACGACTTGGCTCGTGTTACTCAACTTTGTCTTTACAGAAGGAGAGTATAACGGTAGCTCTCTGACGGTGGTGGGCCGGGCAACGTTAGAGGGAACCACCGAGCGCAGCATCATCGGTGGCACCGGAAAATTTCGAATGGCCAGAGGCTACACCATTAATACATTTCTGATTAGTGGTGGTCCGGCAATACACCTTATCGCCGAGTATGATGCTTATATCGTGCATTAA